The genomic stretch TTAAGGAAAGAGCTTGGAAAACACTGCTTTTGatgttcttttttaaatctagcTCTAATCCTCGCATTGACACAATTAGGTGACATTGGTGTTATCTAATTATACTAccgctataaaaaaaattagacttaTAAAAATCGTGAAACTAACAGAAGTGAATATTAGTGTTACCTCTTTTTCGTCGATAGATGTTTTTTTTCGGTTAGAATCGTCTATATATGTAACAATATTAACCAATGGAGTCCAGAGTCCTAATAGTTATCACAAAATAAACCGTATCACTTGTTTAGGCAATTGTggtattttgttttgaagatCTATGAGTCACTGTCAATCTTTTCAATTCCATAAGAACGGATCTCagattccctccccccccccacaagcCTTTTGTTTTCGTCGCTTGAATTAAAATTTATTGTCTATACTGAAATTGACATTTTGCTCGAGAGCCTACGTTAACAATTGCGGACGGAGAAGTTGATTTCTCTCGGGGTCTTTAAATCAACGAATGTTGTGCACTTAATCAGGGCGGATCAAGATTTTTTAAGAGGGGGTAGTGTTTTTATGTTCACAAAACTtgcatcaactcactctgtctgtctgtcttgctaGTAATCACATTTACATTGAATACTTATGATGGTTAACATTTTAGTAATAATACGATTACTATATACTCGTATCTCCGTATAATGTGGTATCATATCGTCAGTCGgcctaataataacaaaaatatcgCGAAAACTTTGATAGGTACActtgtcttctttttgtatGGGTGGAAGTAAGGTTGTAGTTGATAGTTTTCATTACAAAGGTTGTATCaattcactttgtctgtctttctgtctgttggGTAAAAAGtattgtacaggttatttctcccacacccaatgttggatcaagctgaaattttgcacaattaattcttttacctgacaacacaagaatcaataaaaaaaaaatctgtgccctttataggtcatcgtctgaggcttagtgaacacaaactaAACCATACattactatacaatcttccatgtttataagctcctcgctagcagagtggttaccgtgttagCTTGAGAATCCTGAGATGGCTTTAGCCCACGAGTTCGAATTGAGGGCGTttacctttatatatatatatatatatacatttataaagcaATCACCCAGATGACGCGTTTTTTCTCCATCCACCATTTCTATGATTAATCCAAAccaattgatacacttaatgttcgatttttcttttaagtattctattttgtttttctattttgcatgttatattatgtatacatatataattgAAGTACGGCACGTGGGCGTTCCAAagttaaatagtttgttcataAAATGAGAcaggaattttatttttcagataGATTTTTGAAGCTCATTAGTCTTTAAAAACGTTAGGCAGTGCTTTTAAACTATGGGTGGGCAATCTTTTTCTACCGAGGGCCGCAGACACACAAAAAGTTTGGACAAAGGGAGGGCCGCTTTTGTCGTAGATTGAAGTAAATTTCTGTCTGGTGACTCCTCAGCCAATCTGTTTTGATATTGTTGCATTACTTGCATAGTACAGCAACAATCGACAGCCAGTGTTATTTTTAGCAGCACTCAGAACTGCCGTAAATGCCATGCTAACGATGGGAAAGAAGCAATAAAACAATTCCGTCCACTTTTCGACCTACTTATCAGACACATCTATAATTAATCATTTGTGAATTATGTTAGTGTTATACAAGGGACATAGCCCACGTGTGGaagatctatttatagttaCACATAAAAcgacattttttaaagatattaactGCAATAAACTGATAGGGCGATAGTGAAGGGGAAATCAGTTTGTGCGATTTAAGGTTTCTTAGAAAGACGAACGTTACTCACTAAATGCATATTTAGAATATCGATCATTATTTATTGTGTTCGACTTGTTCTTTATAATCTTTAATGTCATTTTCTGACCTCGTTTATTTGAcccatttatataaaaaagctCAATTGACATACAAACGGTCCTTTTAACTTAGAGAGATACGTCTGTCTAATAGCTGAAACTGTTATGAAGTACAATGATTTCATAAGGTATTTCATCCATCACTGAACTTAAAAGTGTGTGATTTAgtacactagcggatccagaacttcggAGTGGAGAAGAGGGCGATTACCGTCTATATATTGCTTCTTATTCCTACTCTGATAAGAAAAGCGTCTTGTTTTAGCGTCGCCTAGAGTGtttctactttttaaagttatatcacgtcatcgtcgctaagtaaaaacGTTCCCcttatttccgaaacaaataacaactTCCTCATCGTGTCATAACactaattataaaatttgagatcagagtgtgtgtgcgacataatataaactTGGGTTCGAATattaatatgtagcttatattatatagatactcaactaattttgttcacaaactatgatttctccataaaaataggacctaactttaatacaaaactaaatCACTTGCGGAATCGGGGAAATTTAAATTGGTTTAAATCATTCGCGTAGTGGAAGTCAAATAGAGCGAAATATTACAGAATCTGTCAATAACACTATAAACGGTTATTACATTACCGGCTATTACTACTTACTGGAACGTGACATGTTCATGTCACTTCAAAATGTCACATTAAAAATTTTATCTTCTAaacatggttctaatgttgcATTAATGATATGCGGTCAATCACAGCCCTTTGTTAGTAGGCTGCCTTGACAACATTAAACACATTTGATATTCAGTTTGTATGcaattgatatatttatttaaaaaccgCACCACATATTAAGAGAGAAGCTAAACGAGGTAACGGCATAAACATATAAAGACAATTTTGTTAATAATTTGATCTCGTTTTGTGCTTACTGTGACGAGCCGTTTTAGCTCGCTCAAGGTATCACTCAGATCCaagcatttaattattttattttaatattcaatCATCAATTATCTTAAACGTAGTCCATCGAGtgctaaaaacacagccaccacccctccaatccaaccccaccccatTAAGCACCGATGTCACATTCTACCTTCCCTATCTTGACACGTGCCACACTGGACTCTTGAAAATAGTACACTCCCTTTATCTATCTTGGCGGACATCCATTGCACGATCAATTTTATcgtattgttttatttcaactaCAGCGGTGAACTTGCGTCTTCTGACATAAACATCGGTTTGGAGGCCACCAGCAGGACCGTCATTGTCTCAAATAACTCTTGCAACTGTCTCTTTTACATCGGCATGAATCGCAACTTTAAGGAAAGTTACAGAAAGTTTCTGTGCTTGTGTTGGCCGCGTGCCACCCTAGTTGACCGTCGTCCATAGAAGCAGATgagctttatatcatctgctccCAAAGCCAGAAATGGTGCTCAGACATTACTAAAGCCATTGAGCCACATTTCGCTCCATGTCGAAGTATCACGTCCAAAAGTTTTACCTCATCCACTGGGTTAACATTTGTAAGATAAAGTCTATTTATCATTTTGAAAGCTTCGCTATTATTGACTTACTCCCATCGGTTATTGCGTTGCCTAGACAACAGTTCATAAATTTTActcttgcatttttttgtttgatatcggtATATCTATGCACAACACCCTAAGGGGGAATCAAAATGAGATATTTGCATAAGTGAATCAGCAAAACTCTGTTAATATTTgcctgtgtttgtgtgtatccaCACCGAATCTAATATAATTCAAAAGAAATGTTGAGACAATTACCAACACAGGAGCTAGAGAGTTAAATGTCGTTATGTCTGTctgtgtttgtctgtctgtgtttGTGGTTTGTGTGTCCCCACACCGAATCTGATTTAATTCAAAAGAAATGTTGACACATTTACCAACACAGTAGCTAAAGAGTTAAATGTCATTATTTTGTTCATCCATACTGTTAGTTTGTATTGAAAACTCTTTCAGTAATAGCAAAGTGCATTGATAATATAATCacaagttgttattttttttcttttgaaattagTTTTGTTATGAATTGTAATTAACAGATAGGAAATGTAACCTTCACAAGTGGAGACAGTTGCAGACTCACCATCTTCCACAGTTTCAAGTGTTGTAGTTTCAGATGACTTCTTTAACCTTTGACCTGCAATGCAAAAACACATCTTTCATTAAAGAAACGAATAAACCTAAAATTGAATGaaaacattgacatttttttccatgtactgctctattttgtgtctgttttagtttcttaatgtttttttttaagttgtggggtcccaaacagatAATGCGTTTTCTATAATTGGCTGAACTAAGGTTACATAACatgttagttttatgttcttatttgatttttagaaatttcttttcatacaccctaatgctttgtttgatattCTAATAGTTTCGTCTTTTGAGAAGCCTGTGTAATTAGTTTACTAAGAGTTAAATACGtagcatatatttttttttctcttaacaaCTTAAATTTTACTTCTTGGAAAAGACAttctccaatttgattcccatatCTGTAATTCGTTTTATTCGcgttgtaaaatttctgtatcttgcgttgtttttattgttctatatattatgcaatcgtctgcaaataatctgacttttgttcctgaactaatgcaatttggtaaatcgtttatgtaaattaaaaatagtagtggacgaaagactgttccttgaggtacacctaagtttactgttattggtgttgatttagaaccatttattattacagtttgttctcttcctATTAGTAAATCCTGAATGTAAGGACCAtcaatgtcaaaatatttttttttatgtggtgaACGTTGTCAAATGCATTAGAAAAATTTATTCAAATtacatctatttgctcactgttaTCTAATCCCTTTGAAAAATCAACAATTAATTCTATTAATTGAATTTCACATgacctatatttcctaaagccacgTTGATATGGAGAAAGGACATTgtgtttatttaactctttcagccTGTTTTGCCAGTATACTGGCAAAACAGCTATACCTCATAGCCTGGTTTGCCAGTATACTGGCTTTTGGGGGGTGGCTTCTAAAATTAGTCCGTTTCTTGTAGTTAgagtttttaaagttatttctaaaaacaaaaatagtaaaaagaaaCGAAACCTTCCTTTTTTAAGCGTCTTTATGCAATAACctggattgtttttttgttttaatattattttaattagtgtGTTGCttagcaaacaaaaacaaacatggaTGCTATGCCTGGATGCAGTAGTGTTAGTGGTAGGCCTAAAAGATTGACGGTAGCACAAGCTACTCAATTGTTTTTAGCTTTAGAAAGTTCTAGTGATAGTGATAGTGAAGATGATTCCACATATTTGCCAGAAAATCATGGTGTAGATGATAACATTGTGAAGAAGAAAAGAGCTAGACATGATGATACTGTGGTTGACTCAGATTCTGACAGTGATAGTGGCAGTGAAGCTAACAATGATGGGACTGGTATTATTGCTACAATTCCAGAACCAGATGATTTTAGACCTAGAACTAGTGGTAATAATGATGGGTGGCAATGGGAGAGGGTTGCTGACAATTGTCCTGTCAGTACTGCCAATACATTTAGAATGTCCCAGCCTTCTAAAAGTGGAGTCAATTCTGAGTTAGATTTGACAAGAGATTCTACACCATTTGATGTTTTTACCAGGCTAGTAGATGGTTGTATCATGACCTTTTTAGTTGATAGCATTAATGATTATGCTAAAATTGTGATTCAAAAACACAATCCTCCTACTGTCAGGTCCACTTTTAATAATTGGACAGACACAAATGTTGCAGAAATGTACAAGTTTCTCGCAGTTTTTATTTCGATAggtctacaaaacaaaaagtctgtCAGGGACTTTTGGTCTAATAAAGACATATATTATCAGCCATGGTTTAATACCATGTTTACAAGAGCTAGATTTGAACTCTTGTTCTTTAGCATGATGCATGTAGGTGAAGCGGTCTCGGTCGGTAAGGATAAAGTTGAACCCTTCGTAAAGATGATGTGTTCAAATTTTCAAAAGGCATTTTATCCTTTTGAGGAGGTTGCTATTGATGAGATGGTGATAGGATTTAAAGGCAGGTTTGGACCATTACAGTACAACCCTAGTAAGCCTGAAAAGCACCACATAAAAAATTATGGCCTGTGTGATAGCAGTACAGgttatgtaataaatcttatTACTTATTATGGAAGTGACACTACTTACTCAGACTCATCAAAGAGTATTACCAGCCATGCAGTCAAAATATTTGATACCCTTCTACAACCACTTCAAAGTGGGCATCATATTTTTGCTGATAGATATTATACATCAACAGATCTCTTGGAATATCTAACTCAGAAAAGATTTTATTATACTGGGACAGTCAACTTGGCTAGGAAAAATTTCCCTGCCGAGCTCAAGAAGCAAAAGCTGCGTCACAGAGAAACTCAATTTTACAAGTCTGTGGGCAGTATAGATGCTCTTTGTGTGGCATGGCAggataagaaagctaaaaagccTTGCATTATGGTGTCCACAAAATCAACCAATCGCATCATTAATGTGCAACAGAAGCGCAGTGTTGTCGAGAAGCCAGAAATGGTTCACGACTACAATATGATGATGAATGGTTGCGACAGGGCAGACCAAATGCTCTCTTATTATTCTGTGCATTCTAGAAAAAGCATGAAATGgtggaagaaagtctttttcTGGATATTAGAAATTGCACAGATTAATGCCCTCATCATTTATAATGCCACACAGGTTACATGTGACCAGCCTTCAAAAaagctttctttaaaaaaatttaaagaaactttaattgatggtttagtTGATGCTGCCACTGCACTGGGTGATGTTCCCAgacaggtgaaagtgaagacTGTTAAAGCTGACAGCAAAATAGCACCTGGGCCTCATCTTGTTCATTATGAAGAGAATGATCGCCCTTGTGTCTATTGCAAGAGTCAATCACAACGGAAGCGGACTAGATTCTTTTGCTCGGGTTGCCCGTCGCAACCTCGGCTCTGTGTGAAACATTGTTTTCGTCTATACCATGAGGATCTGGCAAAAATATAGCTTTCGAGTAGTGGCAGTAGCATCTatgtaatgtaaataaatgtatatatatgtgtgtgtgtgtgtgtaaaatgtaaatattattccTATTTCACTGGATATTGTTTTTTGCCAAAAATGATTTCGAATTGGATTTACAACTCTACGCGTCTAAGGTAATATCTGTTTTATAATCTTCACTGCatgtttaagtgttgtatatcaAATTATTCAGAAATGAATCCTCTTTCTAATTAATGAAAAGTATTTAGTCAAAAtggtcaatacaaaaaaaataaagagtatatattgatgttattgcaaagaaaaaaaaattgcgaaaaAAATTTGACTATGATCTAAGACATGaaattacaaattatttacatttaaaagaataaagaaaGGGTAAAAAAGAATTCTTATGCATATCTATGtagtttaatatataatttatggtgactgtaataataaagaaattaaaaaaaattattttataatagatatggaaaaaaaagtagtttaattaaaattaatgcaatttagaaaaaaaattaaattaaaataaataagcaagaaattaggaaaaaaaaacttgatttatgtttatcaaaatgaatttactttaaaatgagTACAAAATATACTCTTTTCAAgcaatattatacatatattatgtataacaaacctagacaaaaaaaaatttttttactcttttatttttttccatccTATTCAACCTGCAAAATcatctatacaaattaaataaactacaaaAAGATTAAAAGAGTTGTGTTGGTGAAGATCTTTGCTTTAATTtgatatataactttatttatctgTGATTTACCGTTTAtgagataaaaaatatttttataaccctattgtaaacaaaaactgGTAGCCATTTTTGCCCGCATCCATTGCTATTTTAGCAACAGGCTGAAAGAGTTAAGTGATATTGACATTAgttacatattatgtgttctaggattttacatgtgatgctagttagtgatactggtctgtagtttcctgggtcagattatTCTCTATTTTAAATAGGGcagtgacattagcttctttccagtcccttggtactctgccctgatTAAGagatgcttgaaaaaaaaatttgaactcTGGTGCAATAATAATTGGTCTCGCATGGATGAAGTGTATTTACCGTCAGAATCGCCTGAATCATGTTATATAATGTTATCATATTATTGGATAATACTACTGATAGGAAGGTTACATTTATATGCCATATTCAAAATGTCACgttaaaaaaacactttgttatattacaatattacagtattgagataaggtcaatcattttattattttaaaagcttCATTTACTGTTGACACAGCCCTTTGTTAATGTGTTGCCTTGACAACATTAAACACTTTttgaaattcattttgtatgcctttgatatatttattttaaaactgcaCTACATATGAAAAGAGAAGTCAAACGAGATAACAGCgtaaatatataaagagagTTTTGTTAATAATTTGATTTGGTTCCATGCTTACACATAGATACGAATAAGTTCAGCTCAAAAAGAAATGCGGACAGAATTAAAGACTCAGCATTACTGTTTAGGAGATCGTGGTGTCCTTTATTGTCAGTGCACATTCTCATTGAGACATCTAGAGGACAAAGCGCATGTGCATTGTTACGAAATGTCATTTCCGTTTCTTTGTGACCTTGCATAAACGTACGGTTCCCTAGAAAAGTGGTCTATGAAAAGTATTGTGACACCATCAAGTCAGACATTTTACTATAACAGATGTGTACGGCTGACACGATGATGCAGAGAACTTTGCAGGAGGATGATAACTATTTCATCTGGCCTCATGTCAACTATTTCCCCGTGTTGAAAGGCCAAGATGAAGATGATTTTTGGAGATGTTATGAAAAGGCAACAGGGCGATTCATCATTCCAGCCATTTCTCTCTTAGGAATAGCGGGGAATATTTCAAACATGATCATACTTCTTAAGGGTAAATTAAACAAGAGTTCCACCTGGCTCATTCTGGCTCTCGCGGCTGCTGATACCACCTTCTTGCTTGGTGTCAATAACATACCATTACTTCTGTATGCCCGTGGAAGCAGAATGGGTTTTGATTACCCCGAAATGCAGGCtaaaatgttatattatgtTCAATTTATACAGAAATGTTTGGAGACAGTTGGGAAGGTGTCTTCAATGATGTTACCTTGCTTGATCACGTTTGATAGACTAGTAGCTGTAATATCGCCTTTCCGATATCCTAGAATAATGACTGTAAACCGGGTTCGTGCAGCTATTATATTCGCGTACCTCACACCCATATTTCCTTATATTATATACTGCCTAAAGTTTACGTTTAAATATATTCCGGAGAATCAGTGTAACATCACTTCACATCCATTGCAAGAAACTCTAGAAGGAAACAGCTCTACATATGTGGGGATCATTGCAAAGTCtacattttataaatcaaattctcaatttattattctattttttagaATTGTAGTATTAGTGTACGGACCTGTGAATCTTGTTCTAACTGTAATCGGCTGTCTCATTGTGGGAATTTGGCTGAAATATTATACGATTAGCCGAGAGAATTTGTTGGCTAATAAGAACACTTcagaaaggaaaacaacttTCTTGAAGAAAGTATTAGGATTGAAGACAACATTAAGTTGTAATAATAAGAACCAATCAGAGAACATCATTCcttttaaaatatctattgAAGCGAACAGGGCGAAATGTTTAACTCTCGATCCACACGCTGTTCAAGATGGTAGGCTAACTTCAATATCAACTATAGAAGCAGACATTTGTGACTTGAACATAGAGGTCTCTGGTACTAGTCTTGATTCCGAATCCTCTTACGAGATTTCCGCGGAAAAAGCTAAAGATTTTGAGGTGAAACGTAATCACACAGATGAACGTCGTCAAAGTCTCAAGAAACGAGGAGGTCGAACGACGAGGACGCTATTGTCTGTCTGCGCTGTGTACAGTGTTGCCAGCACGATCAATTTTATTGTCTTGTTTTATTTCAACTACAGCGGTGAACGTGCGTCTTCTGATGTGACCATTGGTATGGAGGCCACCCGCAGGACCGTCATAGTTTTAAACAGCGCTTGCAACTGTCTCTTTTACGTGGGTATGAACCGCAACTTTCAGGAAAGTTACAGAAAGTTTCTGTGCCAGTGTTGGCCGCATGCCACCCTAGTTGACCGTCGTCCATAGAAGCAGATGAGCTTTATAGTTCTAACGTTttatttggtgtaatgcacaaatttgtTAGACAactttccttacggacaataaagattattattattattattattattacatcatctgctttcaAGGTTAGAAAGGGCACTCAGATATTACTAAAGCCGTTGAGCCAAATTTCGTTCCATGTCGAATTATCACGGCCAAAGTTTTTACCTCATCCACTGGGTGATAGCGTTAACATTTGTAAGATAAAGTCTATTTACCATTCTAAAAGCTTCGCTATTATTGACTTTCTCTCATCGGTTAATGCGTTGCCTAGACAACAGTTCATAAATTCAGCTCTTGCATTTATGCGATTGATATTTTTGCACTATGTTTCAAGGGGAAATAAAAATGAGATATTTGCATAAATGAATCAGCAAAACTCTGTTACTATTTATCTGTATTTGTGTGTACCCACAGCGACTCTAATATAATTCAAAAGAAATGTTGACGCAATTACCAACACAGTAGCTAGAGAGTTAAATATCGTTATTTTGTTCATCCACAATGTCATTTGGGATTTAGAACTCTTCCAGTCATAGCTAAGTGGATTGATAACATAatcaagagttgtttttttcttttgaaattagttttgttatgaattttaattaacaaatagaaaatGTCGCGTAGTCATCTTTAAGCGTAGAGTTTCAGTAAAGTAGAAAGGATTGCAAACACAATGGTTACCAAGAGTCTGGAGGAGGATGTCCCGTATTTTGTCTGGCCTCACATCAACTATTTTCCTGTGTTAGAAGGTCAAGAGGAAGAGGACTTTTGGAGATGTTATGAAAAGGCAACAGAGCAGTTCGTTATTCCAGCCATTTCATTCTTGGGAATTGTAGGAAATATTTCAAACATGATCATACTTCTCAAAGGAAAATTAAACAAGAGTTCAACCTGGCTCATCTTGGCTCTCGCGGCTGCTGATACCACCTTCTTGTTTGGTGTCAATAACGTACCATCACAACTGTACGACCGCGGACGTAAAATGGGTTTTGATTACCCGGAGGCCCAGGCTAAAGCTTTATATTATGTTTACtttatacaaaaatgttttgagaTCGTTGGAAAGGTTGCTTCAATGATGTTACCTTGCCTGATCACGTTTGACAGACTAGTTGCAGCTATGACGCCTTTCCGATATCCCAGAGTGATGACTGTCACTAGAGTTCGCACGGCTATAATATTCGCGTATCTTATA from Biomphalaria glabrata chromosome 9, xgBioGlab47.1, whole genome shotgun sequence encodes the following:
- the LOC129928395 gene encoding piggyBac transposable element-derived protein 4-like gives rise to the protein MDAMPGCSSVSGRPKRLTVAQATQLFLALESSSDSDSEDDSTYLPENHGVDDNIVKKKRARHDDTVVDSDSDSDSGSEANNDGTGIIATIPEPDDFRPRTSGNNDGWQWERVADNCPVSTANTFRMSQPSKSGVNSELDLTRDSTPFDVFTRLVDGCIMTFLVDSINDYAKIVIQKHNPPTVRSTFNNWTDTNVAEMYKFLAVFISIGLQNKKSVRDFWSNKDIYYQPWFNTMFTRARFELLFFSMMHVGEAVSVGKDKVEPFVKMMCSNFQKAFYPFEEVAIDEMVIGFKGRFGPLQYNPSKPEKHHIKNYGLCDSSTGYVINLITYYGSDTTYSDSSKSITSHAVKIFDTLLQPLQSGHHIFADRYYTSTDLLEYLTQKRFYYTGTVNLARKNFPAELKKQKLRHRETQFYKSVGSIDALCVAWQDKKAKKPCIMVSTKSTNRIINVQQKRSVVEKPEMVHDYNMMMNGCDRADQMLSYYSVHSRKSMKWWKKVFFWILEIAQINALIIYNATQVTCDQPSKKLSLKKFKETLIDGLVDAATALGDVPRQVKVKTVKADSKIAPGPHLVHYEENDRPCVYCKSQSQRKRTRFFCSGCPSQPRLCVKHCFRLYHEDLAKI